Genomic window (Salvelinus fontinalis isolate EN_2023a chromosome 3, ASM2944872v1, whole genome shotgun sequence):
GTGGATCCGTCAGTCCTGACATCACCTGTAACCTGTATgttggagaggagagtcagccatcCTTCACAGCAAAGATCTGGAAAGAAAAAAGCAAAGCTTCCAAACAGTGGTTCTGTAGATTCACTGTAACTGAGAGTGACCTGGTCAGTAGTCTTCAGTCAGTGAGGAGTAAGGAGGTGAGCTGTGATTACAGAGTGAGCTCAGgaccaaactctctctctccacgcaGTGATGGGAAAAGCTTTGCACGTGAGTCGTTATCTAAACAAATCTATCAGGGCTGCAGGTCTTCATGATCTAACTCACATTGATTTTAGCATCTTCTTAGTATGACTATGTTAATTCTGACCAACAAACTAAATACCACATTTCAATCCCAAATCATTTCAGATCTGGTGGGAGTTCCCATCAGTGATCCAACAACTATACAGACACCTTCTATAGCAGGTAGGACACATATTTGTGCTTTTAAAGTGGCACTGATGTTATTTTAAAGCAAAGCAAGTTTCAGCAATAAGAATAGTTGTTTTAATGTGTAAATGAAGCGGTTCTGTTAGTTAATTAAGCTGTTCTGTAGAAATGACACCAGCCTCAACACCAATGTCTGGGATCATCAGCACAAGTAATAGAATGTCTGTGTTCATCTAGTCAAGTGTTTAGATCGTATCTATGCGCTGTTATGCTTCTGCTGTTAGATAACATGGTGACTTTATTCTAGGAAGCTGTCAACAACAATCAACACCTTATCTGTCCTGAAAGACTTTATCACCTTATGAATTGGTCTTATTATCTCTATAATGAGGAGAAATATAATCTACCAGGGCTAGAAGCCACCTGTCCGTAGTGATTTTTATAGTCCTACTTTGCCCATTTTGAAAATACTTTTTATAAAGTATTTCAAAAGGCCAACAACACCATGATAATCATTAATACGATCATTAATAAAATGCCAATTTCATTAATATGTGTTTTCTCAGTGGGTTTGGCTCCAGGTCCTAGATCTACTTTGCCTCCCAGCACGACGGTTAGTCCTACAGAAGGTGTGTTGGGCCTCTAAATGACCATCTCAGCAAATACCAATTGTAGTCAAGAGTTTAGATTACGAGCCTGTAAAATGAAGTGAACAAAATGTTAATGTGAAACCTTATTCTTGTGTAATTATATTGCTTCCCAGTAGTTTCGACTGTTACTTCTACTTTGACCCCAGACACCACAGTGAGATCAACTACCAGTAAGTAGGCCCACTAATTTTAACTTACATGTATATTTTTGTTAACATTAATTCACTAAAGCTCCATCCGATTTATGAATTGACCCATTCATTGCTGCTTGTAATTTCAGTCCAGATTTGTGTACTTTTAGTCCATCTGATTTGAAGGTAATGTTTAGTgtacttctctctttctccttattGAATAACCTCAGATCTTAAATTAATTTACATGTGTTCTTGTGTAATCTCTTCTCACCAGGGTTGACCTCTCCTTTGACCCCCAGCACAGCAGTGAATCCTACATCAGGTGTGCTAGTCATCTTTACCTAGTTAGCAGATAGAACCTAAACAAATAGAATAGCTTTATTTTACCCAGGTTTTTACTCACAAACTTCTCCTGATTAAAAAAATAGGTTTATATCTCATTAATTAAATCAACCCATTTAAATACCTTTATTTTTGTATAATCAGATCCAATGACTTTGCTTTGCACCAGGTTCGACCGCTAGTTCTACTTTGACAACTGACACCCCAAAGAGTCCACATGATTTTAGTTTAGTGGCGTAATAagttgtgttgtgtgttgatgtaacagtataactttaaaccgtcccctcgccccgacccgggcgcgaaccagggaccctctgcacacatcgacaacagtcacccacgaagcagcgttacccatcgctccactaaagccacggcccttgcaaagcaaggggcaacactacttaagtctcagagcaagtgacgtaactgattgaaatgctactagcgcgtacccgctaactagctagccatttcacatccgttacactcacccccctttcaacctcctccttttccgcagcaaccagtgatccgggtcacggcaccaatgtaacagtataactttaaaccgttccctcgccccgacccgggcgcgaaccagggaccctctgcacacatcgacaacagtcacccacgaagcagcgttacccatcgctccacaaaagccacggcccttgcaaagcaaggggcaacactacttaagtctcagagcaagtgacgtaactgattgaaatgctactagcgcgtacccgctaactagctagccatttcacatccgttacactcacccccctttcaacctcctccttttccgcagcaaccagtgatccgggtcaacagcatcaatgtaacagtataactttaaaccgtcccctcgccccgacacgggcgcgaaccagggaccctctgcacacatcgacaacagtcacccacgaagcagcgttacccatcgctccacaaaggccgaggcccttgcaaagcaaggggcaacactacttaagtctcagagcaagtgacgtaactgattgaaatgctactagcgcgtacccgctaactagctagccatttcacatccgttacattgaCTGTTATTAAACAGTCTCTCTCTTGCATGTGCCCAGGAGGTCAAAGCTCCACAGAAAGCGTTCTGGGTAAGCATCCATCTCCAGCTGACTACCTGTCTTTTCTCAGACAAATTAGACATTTACAGGAAGGAAGTGAAgtttacaataaaaaaatattctatATTATTCTCAGAAAATAAAATGTCTATCTCCAACTCCTTTACCATGTAGGTCCATTGCTTGTTCAAGAGGTGTTGATATCTGATAGAGTTTTGGTTAATACATCCCATGCCTCAATTGTATTTGCCCGAGCTTTGTTTATCATGGCCACTGATCGCTCTATACGAACAATATCTTGAAAATATGATAACCATGTTTGAGGCAAGAGGATTGTAGGGGTAATCCACTAAGGATAACATTTTTTGCTGTTGTTAACCCAGCATTAATGATTATTTTCTGAACCAGTTATCATTCAACAAAAATTAAGGTGGATATTCACAGGGAAACACATTTTTGTAAGGACATTTGGAACATGTGACCAGAACTGGGACACCACAGGACATTCCCAAAACATTAGTGTTACAACAGTATTCATACAGCATCTCTCACATATTGGAGTAGGAATCAGCTTCATCTTAAAACACTTAATGGTGTTGCATAACTTCTATGTATAAGCTGGTGTGCTGGGTTTTTAGAGGTAACAAATACATTTTCCTAAATGGTATCCCAGTTCAGGTCAGGCCCCAATCCCTGCATTTCACGGTTCCATACTAGAGGGACACCCAATGTAGAGCATTTAACAGACAGCAGGCAATCATAAGTGGCTGAGACCATTCTAGAAGTTAATGAAGGGAATATCCATGTAAGCATTATGTGGGATGTTAACGGGGCATCCCATGGTACACCCTAAGCTTTTAAGGTTCTGGGTTTTAACAGTAATATGCTAAATTATGTAATTGTGAGCATTTAATCTTTCTACTGACTGAGTTGTGTTGTTTTCTAACAGAAATAATGAATACCTTTCTTCTTGTGTAATCAGATACAGAATTGACTTGTATTACTTTCCAGCAGTTTCGACTGTTACTTCTACTTTGACCCCTGACATCACAGTGAGACCAACTAGTAAGTATCCCTTACTTTACAATTACATTTTTAGTTCACTCTCATTCACTAAAGCTCCAACAGGTTTACTCATAGACTTATTCATAGCTGCTTGTACGGTCACTCTACTTTGTTGTACTTTTCTTAGATATGAATGGCccccggaggggatggctgccgttttacgggttcccaaccaattgtgccattctgggtgttttttttgttgcgttgtttgtaacttgttttgtacataatgtttctgccaccgtctcttatgaccgaaaagagtttCTGGACAAtaagaacagcgattactcactggGCGAAGATTTTTTCTTTCATGAATTGAAGGAGAAAGATCATTCACATGAAGAGGAGACGCCGATACAGTGGCCGCAGATTCTGATGCTTGGTGAGATTCCATCTGCAAGTCAATAATCCTGCTTTACCATccatatcttatgtttcactgagtcatggctgaacgagaACATGGAtcatatacagttggctgggttttccgtgcatctgcAAGATTGAACAATACACCTCCAGTAAGACGAAGGCtggtggtctgtgtctatttgtcaataacaactGGTGtgcaatctctaatattaaggaagtctagAGGTTTTCCTCATCTGAGGTagaatatctcatgataagctgtagaccacactatttaccaagaatgctcatccagaagcagcgctcctagtggtaaaatattttacctaatttctaccagcatgtcaaatgtgcaaacagagggaaaaaaatctctagaccacctttactccatacaCAGATATGCATACAAATagctccctcgccctccatttggcaaatctgaccataattctatcctcctgattcctgctaacaAGTAAAAACGCAAGCAGGActtaccagtgactcgctcattacggaagtggtcagaaTACACGCatactaagctacaggactgttttgctagcacagactggaatatgttttgggattcatccgatggcattgaggagtacaccacatcattcACCGACTTCATCTGTACGTACAtattccaaccagaagccatggattacaggcaacatccgcactgagcaaaaagctagagctgccgctttcaaggaacgggacactaatccggatgcttataataaatcccgctatgccctcagacgaaccatcaaacaggcaaagcagtaatacagggctaagattgaatcttactacactggctctgacgctcgtcggatgtggcagattTGCGGATTACAATGGAAACCCAACCGTGAGCTGCCCAGACGAAAGCCTACCAAACGAGCTAAATTCCTTCTACGtttgcttcaaggcaagcaacactgaaccatgcatgagatcaTCAGCTGTTTCGGATGACTGTGAGATCACtctctccgtagctgatgtgagtaagacctttaaacaggtcaacattcacaaggttgcagggccagatggattaccaggacgcatactgagagcatgcactgaccaactggcaagtgtcttcactgacattttcaacctctccctgaccgagtctgtaataccgacatgtttcaagcagaccaccatattccctgtgcccgagaacaccaaggtaacctgcataAATGACTACTGGCCCGTAGCAGTCACATCTGTATCCATGACGTGCTTtcaaagactggtcatggctcacatcaacaccatcaacccagaaaccctagacccactacaattcacataccgctccaacagatccataaATGACGCAATCGCTATtggtctccacactgccttttcccacctggacaaaaggaacacctacgtgagaatgaaGTTTGCTGACttaagctcagcgttcaacaccatagttccccttcaagctcatcactaaactaagtaCCCAGGGCCTAAaatcctccctctgcaactggatcctggacttcctgatgggcagcccccaggttgtaagggtaggcaacaacaaaaTCTGCCTcattgatcctcaacacaggggcctgtCAAAGGTGCGTGTTGAGTCCCCTCgtgtactacctgttcacccacaactgcgtggtcatgcacgtctccaacaccatcattaagtttgcagacgacagaatggtggtaggcctgatcaccgacaatgatgagacagcctatagggattaggtcagagacctggcagtgtgatgccaAGACAACAAGCACGCTcccattcacattgacggggctgttaTTTGTACAtttctcttctcatctcttctcACCAGGTTTGACCTCTCCTTTGGACCCCAGCACAGCAGTAAATCCTGCATCAGGTGTGATGTTCATCTTTAGTTAGTacaactgagagaaaaaaatacatattgtCTTACCCAGGTCTTTGTATTATTTTTTCATCACAAATGTGCCTAATTACTAGAAAAGAGGTTGATATTGTATTGATTAAATCATCCCATTAAGATGCCTTATTGTATAACCAGATCCAATGACTTTGCTTTGCACTAGATACGACTGTTAGTCTTACTTTGACAACTGACACACCAAAGAGTCCAACTGAAAGTGAGTGaaactgactttgctgataactactttgttgagggaaaatgtacttgttGTGATTGTGATATGTTATtgcctcacctagctatcttaagatgaatgcactaatgtatgtcactctggataagagcctctgctaaattaCTTGTCGCGGAAATTACCATCAGGGACACCTGAAGTCAATATGAAATTAATAATTCTTTGTTatcagcaagctggagaggttccaacaaacttAATGTACTATAGTACACGTCGGTCGGGAGCTCTGCCGGGGAAGTCCCATTAGTTGTCTTATATGCTGCTTAaagagacaagttatatttgcaagATTTAGCTTATTCATTATTCATCATTAATTCATCATTAACGTTTGGTTCATGCATGTGACCAACCAATACCTCTTGGCTTCTTCTCTTCAAGCTGAGATCTTGAAACTGAGACACCCCTTTCGGTTTTCAAAACAATGTTCttggcgtactgccaaattgcttatactgatagtgaggattcctcCCAGTCACgatcaatcagtcacttgcatgaacccagtctaattggttattagaaaagcacaaacataaaaTGTTCCTTCAcagactcaaatgtaaaatgcgTATCTAACTAGCTGTCTTTTCTCACATATATGAAAACGGAAACGTTTACCAAGACTAATAATAAAGTGGTATTCCAACACTTGTCTAACATTGAAGTATTTACATTTGGATTAAGAGCTAATGACCTCTTCTGATGACATCATGTCAACAGCGGTGCAATTATGGCAGACAGCAGTGGGTATGGCTTCTGGAGTGGGCGTGTTCCTGATGGGATTGACAGCTGTCTGTCTCTGCAGGAGGATCAGTGAGTACTTCTGATTCTGCATAACCAATCATTTGCAAACATGTTCCTTCTCATattaatgtaagtgcctttgacaTGGGTTAATCTTTCAACTCCTTTTGGTGATATTGTGTAGTGTAGGCTATATTCAATATCATTCATTTAGCCTAATTTGTTTTTCAGAGAAGAACAATTCTCAGAGGTAAGAATTCCCCTTGTGAATATGATGCAGATTGTATCAACCTTTAGTTCTgtattgtccatgatgagatgttCTTACCACAACCTTCTTATACTTTTATGTTGTACAGACCTACAGCCAGACAGGATGATCACAGACAATGTATGTTCCAAACAAAATACATCAAACACTGCACACACTACTAACACAActacacacatgcatgtacaaACACATATTctaatttcattttcattttgttTCTGTTGTAGGTGATTTGGTGATGGGAGCTAAGAGCAGTGCAGGCATGTTGGATTCAAGGGATGCTGGGTTCTATTCTCTCATCACCTCTGTACCGTCCACATTTTTGCCCTCAGGTGAGTTTGTAACAGAAGGTATTCTGTCCCTGTCTTCCTGACCTGGGATGTGAATTTGGGACCCTCAGTACAATACCACTTAATCACTCAATGCCAACCAAACTAACTTACATTTTTTAGCCAGAGCATCTTGAAAGCGTGAGAAAAGAGCTGTAAGTCTCCAGGGTGGTTTGAGTCAGGAGGAGAAGTGTGAAGGGACATCAAACCCTGTTATTTTCACttcttctgaccccccccccccccagaaaaaaCAACCTCTTACttgtgtctttgtctctctctgtgaggtGCAGGTCCTGTGAAGCAATCTGCAAATGAAGATGTAAGTACAGCAAAATTAATTACCTTGGATATAGATACATACTGGTTttcggacggacagacagacagtctgagGGAAAATAaggatctttctctctctctttcctccaggCTGATTCAGAGAATGCAGGGGTCTACAGCCTGATCACTTCTGTACCATCCACATCTATACCATTGGGTTTGTCTATTTAACTCAATCCCAATGATTCATAACATGTAGGGCTTTTAATAGGACTCAAAGTTGTTTAGGCGTGTATGTTGGTCTGATGTAGTCATATCAGTAATCATGTATGTATATAAGTTAGACATAAGATAATGTGTTAGAGCATGAGAATAGAGCTGTACTTCTACAGGATGGTTTGAGTCAGGAGGAGAAGTGTGAAGGGACATTAAGTACAGCAAATTGAcaagcaaccacacacacacacacacactcactcactcactcactcactcactcactcactcactcactcaggctCCCTCTGTGTTGTACAGGCCCTGTTGAAGAAAATGGAAAGTCATCTGAAAACGACAATGTAAGTTCAGAATCACCCACTGTGTTTGATGATTGTGAACGGCTCTCTGTTTCAGATTGatgttacattacatttacattactgtAGAATTAAAGGACTGAAGTTAAACTGTTTGTTTCTTTTCTCTAGTCTGATACGTACCACGTATACAGCTCAATCCCCGACAGACCAGCATCCTCAGCCCAGCCAGATGGGTTGTACAGTCTTCTGCAGACACACTGAAACTACACCACTGGCTCTCTGTATGTCTCACAGAAATACTGTTTCTTTCAGGATGTCCTTTATTTATCACACATCATGTTACTGTAAATAAGTATCTAATACATCTACTGCAGTGCCGTTTCTATTTATAAGCGACATACAGTAAGCAGCCGCTAGAGGCCCCTCCAGAAAAAAACGTaggatagtagaatacacaacgtGCAGTTTCGAAATGTGGttctgcatcagcagtttttctcttgttatgtcagtcactgacagtcactcaattatccCATGTCAGCTAAGATTTTATAGATTGCTAGGCCCAGTTAGTCTCGCCAGCTATCTAAGTCTTGTAGTAATGGCCAAATTactgcccaggggccctgacctccagggggcccccaatgattttgttagtcactctcactcagatatcaaatgaacatggcataagtcatggcaaaatgtttagaattgcagtaaattagctttaaaactgaatTTTAATTATTTCAACGACAACGGCACCACGTGTTGAATTTCAGGAAATTTGCTTAATAACTGCAAAGTTCTCTCtgacccatggcaaaatgagtagaattgcaggacATTAACTTTAAAGCTGGTGGGCAAGtcttgcttagggcccccaaaatgcTTGGAACTGccgtaattcactgtatcacaaatagACACCTGGCTTGTGTTACATGCCTATCCATAATATTTGTTCATGTGTTAGTATTTTTATTTGGGGATTTTGGAGGCGTCTGGGGCATACTCCCCTTTAAACATTTTTTAAGTAAATTCCCAAGTaaatatatagtgtatttatatCTATTCTGTCATCTGTGTGATGTCTCCTTCCATAACGGTTTGATACATTTTACTAAATAGAATATATTTGTGATCAAAATTGATAGATACAGacaattttaaataaataaatatgtaacATATTCACACATAATGCAAAAAACAGGCAAATTAGGAAATTAAGATAAATTAAGTCATTAAGATCCAAAGTGGTATTGCAAAGACATTTTTCTTGGTGAAATTCATCTTGCGTTGAAATATGCTTATAATATAATCCAGATGCACCCAAAAAATCTGGGGGAAAAGTATAATTTTATTTTAACAATTTTTGCGGCAAAAGTTAGCAAACCCCAAAAGCTTGATCTTACAGCAAAAGTATTGATATTGATATTGCCCACATACTTTGTTACAAGCTACAAAATATAACATTTCGGTTTTACGTTTTTTGACATTGTTGGCAACATCAGATAATCAAAACTGAAAAATATAGATTTCCTAAATGCTATTCAAATCTCCCAATTTCTCCATGTTTACTTATTAACTTGTTATTTTCTAAGTTCCCAGTTGAATTTCAACTTACTCAGCACCTCAGTCGCTCCTTCAATGTGCAGTGTTGTAGACACATTCTAGCCTTGAAGTCCAATGACTGCGGAGTGGTTTAGATGTAAATGGTGTGAGAACACAACTTCATTACATGTTTGTCCAGTTAATATGAGCTTCCATTCTGTTTCGATGCACACTTGAGCCCAGCGGTCAGGAGGGTCGATTATGCTATGGGGGTTGGCTTTGTTTGTTGAAAAAGGGGTGGCTCCCCCCTCACCTCCCATATACACTGTACACATTGTACATAgatctttctattgtgttattaactgtacgtttgtttatgtgtaactctgttgatgtttttgtcgcactgctttgctttatcttggtcaggtcgcagttgtaaatgagaacttgttctcaactggcctacctggttaaataaatgtgaaataaaataaaataaaaaataaatccctCTTCTATAAGACCTTTAAGGTACAGCAAATACAAATCCTATGTTTCTTTTCTCCGTTTGAAATGCTCTCTTCTGTAAAACAAAAAAGTAAGCAGAATAAATTGACT
Coding sequences:
- the LOC129851568 gene encoding mucin-2-like, which translates into the protein MWDVNGASHVSTVTTTLTPDITVRPTRLTSPLAPSTAVNPTSDATVSLTLTTDTPKSPNERLTSPLTPSTAVNPTSGGQSSTESVLVSTVTSTLTPDITVRPTSLTSPLDPSTAVNPASGVMFIFS